The DNA window TGACCCAATTTTCATGTCTAGTTTTGGGACTGTACCAGAAAAGATTTCTGCTATCCCAGATGACAAGTGGAATCTGGGTGTGGCTTGTCCGAGTTTATATATAGAGCTCAAATCTTGGTTTCAGGATAAGAAACTTATCTTTTTCGGATACAAAATTAGGGTCCAAGTAAGTGGAGAAATCCCAGCTTCCAACTGACATGTGCGGCGGATCGATTTTGTAAAGCCAAAGCATCCAGTAGTGGGCTTGGATAAATGTTTGTATTGGGTAAGGCAATGCGGTGACATTATTTTGCATTTGATGTACCATTGTTATGCCTCCAGGATTGAAAGACCAAGATTATGAAGGAGAGTCTAAGCCAGATGAAGGAGAGTTGCATGTGTGCAATATGAAGCCAGAGAAATCGAAGAAAACTGGCATGCCACCAGGTATAATGATGGTGCCGATCAAGATTCAAAAGCTGATGCCATGGATTGTGCATTTGAAAACTTTGGCATCATCAAATACTTGTGTTCACATCCCTTTCATCCCTGCCTTAGCTCCTCTCAGAAGCAGTAATCCTTCTATGTATCTGTGTGCACAATATGAGGAGGTTGTCTTGAGCAAGAACTTGGCTTCATTGACCAGGCATGCATGGAGTGCTTATCGCTTGTAAAGACTAATTTGCTACTTagcttataaattatttttaagttgaatAGTTAACTCATATTCTATAGTGATTTACATTCTATACAATGTAATTTGCAAGTTTGAGCTCCGATTGAAGAGCTGagtcccatttttttttgttctaagaTCCCTAGTCTTAgtgatcacttttttttcttttttttttcaattttgtataAGAAAAGGCAACGAATTTAAAATACTAGCTTGTTTTATGGCTGTAGTAAttgataattattgttttaaattcatttttttcttttttcttggaaataaataaattaaaatcaaatttttatatttaatatgatCCTCCATCCAATCAGATGAGGAATAGATATAAAAACGAAAtattttcgtttttttaaaaataagttgtgCTAAGTTCTTGCCAATCAATGATCAAATCCAACATCTAGTTGGGATCACTGTTCcaaagaataattaataaattgatagaGATTTCATATCAATGGAAAGCCTCCCTAATCTCTATAAAAACAGTAAATACACAAGAATCACAAACAGATCCTGTGTaacaataattttctaaatattcttcATCAGCCAAGcaattaaatattcaaattaccAAGGGATACTATACAAGAACAGTTTTCTAAATATTCTTCATCACCCAAGCAATTAGAGTTTCAAATATGAGGGAATTTAGAGTAAATCGGGATGCCAAATAAACCACATtcttttaataagtttttatgttttaattgagGAGAATGTATCGAACTGTGTCGTTGTAGTATAGTGGTGAGTATTCCCGCCTGTCACGCGGGTGACCCGGGTTcgatccccggcaacggcgATTTTAGCTTCCCATTCTCTTCCCTCctacttttttcattttggaaAATGATGCCTAGAAGAGATTGACTTAGTTTACCTCCATTAGCCTTGGCCTTGCCCATTTACATCCAAAGCAGGAGTGCTTGATCATTATCCACCCATTCGGTCAAGACAAAAACTTGTGAATGCCATTATAAATAATCATAGAGTAGACACAAGTTATCAGCAATCAATTTATGTTGCTGTAAACCCTATGTCCTTTGGCGATTGCATTAATTATGGAGGTTAGCAAGAGCAGAGTATCAAAAATACTGCACAGGAAAGGAAAGTGGGAAAGTTATTGTAAAGAACCTAATTCTATGCATCTGGAAAAACAAATCACTGTTCTCTCATTTTAGTGCTCTAAGGAGACCTAGATGAATACAGGTTTTGTTGGGAATCGCTTGGGACAAACACAGGAAGTTGGCCACCCCTCTGTGATCTGCCCTGCTGAAAATGACTTGAGGTAGATCCTCTATCCTGGCTCAGAGTCAGTGAACTACCAGTCCTCCCTCTGCTTAGCTGCTCATTGACAAGGGGACCACCAAAAAATATAGATTGATCTGTGTACAAAAGCTCTGTTCCCCGAACCTGGGATGAAGAACCAGCACCTCTTGTAGAAGAGACAAAGCGTCCAGCTTCTGGATCCCAGTAAACAGTTGTTCTCATATTCTCTGCTGCACCTAAGTTTCTTCTCATGGGAATTTGGGCCGCATTCTCATGAGAAGGATTCCCATTTACTTCACTTTGTCTTGCTGACCAAGGAGATTCATCTGCTGAGGTTTGATAAATGGGGTTGAAGTGGTCTCTGTTTGAAGTTTGCTGCTGTATTGGAGAAGTGGCAAGGTTGGAGACATTAGCACTGCTAAAATTGCCAAGACTCTGATGCCATGATCCAATGTCATCCCTGCTAGCATGACTAGCATTGCTGGCTGGATATGAGTTAGTCATGGAAGGAGATAGACCTGGCATCACTGCTctagcatttttattttgaaacccTTGATCAGTACTGATCGGACTGCTTCTTCCACTAAAATTGCTACTGGACAAATGATCAGCATCATATGGGTTATATCGAGAACCTATGGGACGTAGCACGGATGATGATGCTCTAGCCTTTGCAGCTGCTTTAATAGCCTCACTGGAATCCAATTTAGCAAGTTTCCATGCACTGATTCGAATAGGACGCTGTGGTAACTTTTTGGCTTTGTCAGCTTCCTGTATTGCATCTGGATCAACTGTGGATGGTAAGCGTCCTCTCTCCAAATGTGGAATAATTTCATCCTGCTCATTGACAACCCAAAGCTAATCAAAACCCAACCTCATTGTTAAAGGTTATGAGAAGGGAACACAAAATACCAAAGGATATAATTACTACAAGCAGTGCACATAGCaaattgtaacaaaaaaaagaagcaaattctACCCTTATTCTGTTTTAAGTTCTTCATTAAtggaataaaataatcaatactAATTGTAGTTGAAATCTTCCTTTTCAAAGACAATTCTTGCAGTCATAATTTCACGCAGTTGTTACGAGAAAAGAGAAGAATCAAGCTATGCTTAAGTCTTAAGTCCAACATAGGCAACACCAACTTTTCACAGTAACTTCATTTGGATGGAAGTGGTACCTGGTGGTCCATGAAGATTCTTGGAGGGGTACACCAAGCACCTTTAAATTGCAAACTCATTCCTATAGAGCTTCTTCCGCTCACTGCAGTAACAGCTGAACTGGTTGGTGAAGATGGCAGACTTTGCTGCTCTCCTCCTTCTACAGATAGTCCAGGTGGTTCACTCTGAGTTCTCATGGCAACTACATACTCATATGTTGTGATACCctgcaacaataaaaaaatatcaccaaTTGCATATTACAGCGGAGGCAAACATGGTAAGAGAGGAGGCAAGGCTATTTATGAACGCACCTTTCGAATCAGAAtcaagtggaaaaaaaatagttcccCCAGAGGCACAGTGGCAAGCAAAGATAGGAATGTGCACAGGGCCTGGATCCATTGTTAAGTTAACATTATAGAATACAATAGTATAGCATTAACAAAGAGAAAATTTATTGTGGTAAAAGCCACAGCATACTCCAGTCCCATCCAAATCATACATGTATCTACAGAAATGtgcaaaacaacaagaaaacaactcaatgttaccaaaacaaaaattccaCAATTAAGATCATTGTAAAGTTTTCATGCGTAATATACTAGAGTAGCAGTATGAACTTAGCATCTGTAAGGACCAATTTATCATTTCTTCAACAAAACCCACACCGATGATACTTTTCTGCATTTCTGAGTCctgttataaataataacaataagaaaTGCACATTTGTCTCTAACCTAATATGTTGATCACACAAGTAACAACAACCAGACAATGCttgtttataaaatttgaagtaCCTTTCCAATAAACATAATCAAAATACTATGTTTATGTAGACATCTTGTATAAATCAACAGAGAAATTGGGAAGCATACCACTACTGTTGCAAAAGGGGGGCGTGAGAATCCAATGCCAAGTTTCTCCACTATTTGATGATCCATGGCCTTTCTATCTACAAAGCATCGAACAAGGACAGCAACACCAACTCCGAATTCAACAACAAGCTGACAGACAGACACAAAGgtaaacaaagatgagaaagcATATTTTGTTTGGATCTGGTGAAGGTATCTGATGCAAGAGAATTATGATGCAAGAAAACtaagaaacaaataacaaaCTAAATCGGAAATTTTACCCAGACAAGGCTTGTTGCCATAAGGGAAACAAATGTGATGTAGTTTTTCCTCCCTACACAATTGTTCAGCCACTGCATCATAGAACAGATATTTCATAAAGCCCAATATTGCGGAAGGGATAGGAAACAACAAGGATAAACATCTAAAACTCACACGACAGTGATGATCAAATCCATCAACACATTTGTCACAACTTCTGCAATGTTTGCTGAATTTGCGTacctgggaaaaaaaaaatccagcaacATGATATAATATGTGAGCtttattcaaaaagaaaagtgtGGAGGGAAAATGAACACACGCTCTCCTACAGAATGTAATTCTTCCCTGCCATTATGGTAATGATTGTTCAACTATGGGTAACTAACTCAATCGATAACCAAGATTTCCTTGATTGGTTGGCTTGCTGTTTcccctttttttatctttccttcTACCTTTTACCCttatttttccctttccttCATTTTTGTGTGTGCATGGTTTGTGGGCAGGGGATTCCACATAAAAAGGAACTCTATCCCaggcaatcaaaataaaaccttATGGAATAAACCTGCACCTCAGCATTGCACAGTGTACAGAACAAAGCATCCTCTCCAGATTCTTCCTGTAGAATATCTTCATCTTTACGGCAATCTTGTTTCACAAGAAAACAGCAAAAGAAACCTCCAAGTCTTGAACACCAACTTGAACCGTATTTATAGGATTTCCCTCCATTTTTTAACCTTATCTTGCTAGGTTCTTCAGCAGAGTTTCCTGATGAAAGACCATGAagcttttataattttgttttaaaaaaggaaaaatataacgAAAAAGCTTATATCCTCAGCAGAAGTTTCATAACTCCACAATAGACAATAtgttcatttaaataaaaaggttgAGCAATTGCCCACCTACATCTGTCATCGATTTTCTAGTTAGAGAACTGCATGGAACGTAGACTAACCAGGCAGATCTGTGTCATTTTCTGATTTATGGCCTGCTGTCTCATCAGCTTCTAGTAGAATTCCAGGATCGGCCGGATCAATTGCAGTGCATCTTACATAAAGAATAAATACGGAGAGCGCCtgagaaaatcagaaaagacGGAAAATGCAATAAGGCAACAAAAACACCCCAAAACAAGAAATCaatctgtaaaaaaaaagaaaagaaatggcaGGGAAGAGCATCATTGTGCTTACCAATACAGAATAAACACCAATAGCCACATATTCATAAATGACCTTCCCAAGAAAGGGAGCGAAAAAGGCATAGAATGCAACAGACAGCACGAAGAAAACTGTAATAGCCACAATCTGTGCACCAGAAACTTTCAACATCAGTACTTTAATTTAACAACAAACAACAACGCTTGTTCACAAACCTTCCCAATATACAGAACCAAAGACCTCAAAACTCATTTGACCACACACCATCATGCATAAACCATCTATACCATCAACATTTTGCAAAACACTACTAATCAATATCCACTCATATGATCTTCAACCATTAGcatttaactttgttttcttACCACAACAACACAGGTAGGTCCCTCCCTGGCTTGATTCACCTTGCTTTTCTTAGAAAATGGGCAACATGAGTAGAACAAGATTATGCAAATTACGGTAACGCGAGGTCACATCAAGCCATCTCAACCACACTTGGCTCAAAAATCCAAACTTCAACAACCCATTTATCTCATAAACCAAGccattactaataaaaaaattaccttcaAATTTGGACACTCTAAAATagaaacaaacacaaatttTTATTGGGTTTCTCTCGTAGTACAGCAAAATTATTCCACTACAGTAAtttaatgcaaaaaagaaaaaatttccaAATAAAGCCTAAATTTTTACTcataatctgaaaaaaaaaaaagcaaaaagaaagaaagaaatgcacCTGAAAAGTATGAACGGGGAGTTGCCATCCATGTCGCCTAGccataatttagaaaataaaaaataaaaaaagttcaaaattttcaattaaatccaactaCCCTCTAAACCCTGTGACTAAACACCTTATGTAAATCTATGTgcgagaaaaaataattgaaaactgCTGCATTTCTTTGTATTCTACAGTGGTTCAGTGAAGTAAAAATGGGTTCAAAGCGGTCATCAATCAGAGAGAGCGAGAGACTTGGATGAGCAGGAGGAGGGGGAGAATTGGTTTTAAGGAAAAAGACTGGATTGGACTACACTTTGAGACTGAAAAAtgcgtttttgtttttgttatttatttatttcaatactGTTTTTCGGGCAACggtttgattttaataaatactgTATTTGCACTTTGGGTcattaaaaaaccctaatttgcagtaacaatttacattttttcctttttttttttatacaaaatttcgttaatgttttcccttttttttgtttattttacctAAATTAGGAAGCTTCTGGTCTCTATCAATCCCATAGATATGTTAGTATTGTATCAATTGTTATGATAATCtatttaatgaataattaaatctattcagtgtttttttaatattctatttatttttttataaactccttttattttgatagtttGTTAGACGATGATGATAAAAGAATAAGTATTTGAGAAgaactataagaaaaaaaaatgtttgagcaCAATGTATAGGCTTTGGATTAAAAGTGTATTGGAAGtgcaattaataaaaaagatagaaaatatatatctaCTATATTCAACATTAATagcatataatataattttaatgaaaatatatgtattatatGTGTATATTTGAGGCATATATAAAACgaatatatcaaaacattatAGAACTTCAAAATGAAGATTTTTGCATCAAATATCAAGATTGGTAATATGGGATTTACATTAGCCATATACCTAATGTTAATTTCTTACTAAAAATAAGAtacaatatatagtttttagagATAAATTTGTCAGAATTGCTTAAAAGTCAAACACTTATATGTTAAATGTTATATAcaactaaaaatttaatattttttttatagtatttgattattattttgaaataaaaaataaagataataataatagataaaaGATATGTTCCTTACACTTTCTATTTTAAGAATACATAAATTTATTCTaggattgttttaatttattttatgtatttgtttttattctctAATTAACCAAACACGTCattaaacaaaatcttaatatacttttataacaaaaaaaaaccatgaaatcatagaaataattaaaattatatgatcatatgttttatttttacatgaaaaatgcTTGACCTTGAAACTCTTTCTCCTGCTGC is part of the Populus trichocarpa isolate Nisqually-1 chromosome 2, P.trichocarpa_v4.1, whole genome shotgun sequence genome and encodes:
- the LOC7474558 gene encoding protein S-acyltransferase 21 translates to MARRHGWQLPVHTFQIVAITVFFVLSVAFYAFFAPFLGKVIYEYVAIGVYSVLALSVFILYVRCTAIDPADPGILLEADETAGHKSENDTDLPGNSAEEPSKIRLKNGGKSYKYGSSWCSRLGGFFCCFLVKQDCRKDEDILQEESGEDALFCTLCNAEVRKFSKHCRSCDKCVDGFDHHCRWLNNCVGRKNYITFVSLMATSLVWLVVEFGVGVAVLVRCFVDRKAMDHQIVEKLGIGFSRPPFATVVALCTFLSLLATVPLGELFFFHLILIRKGITTYEYVVAMRTQSEPPGLSVEGGEQQSLPSSPTSSAVTAVSGRSSIGMSLQFKGAWCTPPRIFMDHQDEIIPHLERGRLPSTVDPDAIQEADKAKKLPQRPIRISAWKLAKLDSSEAIKAAAKARASSSVLRPIGSRYNPYDADHLSSSNFSGRSSPISTDQGFQNKNARAVMPGLSPSMTNSYPASNASHASRDDIGSWHQSLGNFSSANVSNLATSPIQQQTSNRDHFNPIYQTSADESPWSARQSEVNGNPSHENAAQIPMRRNLGAAENMRTTVYWDPEAGRFVSSTRGAGSSSQVRGTELLYTDQSIFFGGPLVNEQLSRGRTGSSLTLSQDRGSTSSHFQQGRSQRGGQLPVFVPSDSQQNLYSSRSP